The Piscinibacter gummiphilus genome includes the window CAGGAATCCGCGGCTCCGGCCCCTCCGGCTCATAGAGAGACACGCTAAAAGCCGGTAAGGCGCTGATCTCATCGAAGGCAACCACGAAAAACTCAATCCCTGCCTGACTGAATCGCGCAAACAAATCGCGTTCTGGACCTTCGGGCAAGCTTGACACATCCAACAGACGCCCTGGATGTCCAACTTGGTAGCGGCTGAGCGCGTTTCGCTCTACTACCTCGAGTAGCCCATGAGCGATGGCCTCGTGCAAAGTGTTCCCTGCGGACAATCCCGTGGTACACCAAGACAAAGGTGCCGTCACCCCAGAAGGGGGCTCATAAGGACTGAAAACAGCGGCCGCGGGAACCCACCTCGGCCGGGTTCCGTTTAGACCTTGCGCCCACACCCACTCAAACGCGCCTGTTTCAACATCGCGCCCACCCAACCTCGATATTGGAAGGAATGGCTCCGACGAACGACTTAGCTCGGCCGGCGTCGCGATTCGAGTCCGCAGGTGCCGATGGTGCCAAGCGGAGTAGCGTTCGACCGTCTCCATCAGGGCGGACGCCAAAGCGTGATCTAAATCGACACCCTTTCCTTGAGTGCAGGTGATGTCCTCCTCTGAGACGAAGGGACGAATGCAGCTGATGACTGGGATGCGCAGATGATCATAGTCAGAGACATCTGCAACTCTTCCCACTTGCATCACGGCTAGCTTTGACTTCACTCGCGAGATCGTTTGCGCCAGGTACTCGGTTCGTTGGGTACCGGCGACAAGGGGTGTCGGATCGTCAACTGCTGTACCTGTCAAAGGATGAATCGCCGGAGGTAATGGCAATGTGCTCAGGCCATTTGCCGAGCCTTGCGGGACGCCGCCCTTGATTGCCAGTAGACGAAGCGCCACCAGCGACTCCAGTAATCGATGCGCGGCCGGCCGTAGATCGGCGCTCAGCGCATCAATGAAAGTCGACACGCTTCGTTCACCGTCCAACTGAGAGATCAACTGATATGCCCATTCCGGCAATTCAACAGCAGCGTCGCTACCTCGAGCCTCCGGGACGAGCAGATAGCGGCGCTCGCTATGGGTTATCCGAACATCAAGCCGGCATTTGGGCGGAAGCTGAAGCACCAGCTCAGGGGTGAGAGCCTTGGTCGGCATGCTGTAGGGTTGCACCAACGTATCACCGTTGAATACAACCGCGTCGAGATGCGTCGCCATCAACATCTCTATCGCTTGGCCGGGCGTTTCCACCAAAGGTTCACCTCGCACGTTAAATGAGGTGTTGACTAGCACAGGAACACCGAGCCGAGCGCCGACGCGGTGGAGCAATTCGTGGAGTTTTGGAAGCACGTCACGGCGCACTGTTTGCACTCGCGCCGTACCGTCCACGTGTGTAATCGCGCCAAGCATCTGACGATATCGATCACGTACGCGAACAACTCGCAACATAAACGGACTGGGCTCGTCGATCTCGAAATACTCAGACGCCACTTCTTCGGGAACCATCGGCGCGAACGGCCGGAAGTCCTCACGAAATTTGATGCGGCGGTTGATGTAGGTCCACATGTCGCGGTCGGTCGGTGCGGCAAGCAATGAGCGCTGACCCAGAGATCGAGGACCAAACTCTGACCCACCATCAAACCAACCAACAATTTTTCGCGCAGCTAGTAGATCGACAATATCCTCGAGTCCGACAACCTGCTTTTGAACAAGCCCATCTGACTGCGCTATCGCGGCTGCGATGTCACGCCGGCTGTAAGGATGGCCAAATGCATCCGTAGCTATCGAGTTGGGGCTCAGTTCTCCTGTAGCAAACTTGTGCGCGCCCACGGCCGCACCTATCGAGATTCCGGCATCGTGACAACTCGGCATTACATATAGCCCGGTAGCTCCCGTTTCGGTGCGCAAACGTTGATTGGCGACGCTGTTGAGTGCGATTCCGCCGGCATACGCAACATCTCCGCACTTCGTCTTAGCAATTGCGGAGCGGAACCTGTCGATCAGCGCCGTTTCTAGGTCGCGCTGAACTCGAGCAGCGAGATCCCGGTATTCCATCGGCGCGCCGCGCTTGAGCACACGGCGGTGTTGGTTTCTCCAATGGTTGCCAAACTGCAACCGCCCATGCTCATCTCTAATCAGCAGCGTTCCGCCAAAGCGCTCAGGATCTCCATAGGGGGCAAGCCCCATGACTTTGCCGCTGGCCTGCCAATCACCGAAAACATATCCACTGATGGTTGCATAGGCCTCCCCGAGGCGGCTGACACCAGAAATGGGGTTGAATACATCGGAATACTCACGATCAACAAGGGTCCAGCCATTGCCTCCAAAGCGGTAAACCGATTGGACGTGCAGTGGCTCTAAATGATGCGAGGGGGTAGAGAGGTAATCGAGAAGTTCCGGCCCCGATAGCAGCAGATCCGGCTTGCCAACTGTTGTCCCACCCGAGCCATCCGCGACGATCACCGTCGCTGTCTCGAAAGGAGAGCCATGGAAGGCGCCGAGGGCATGACTGAGATGGTGTGAGACGAAAACTGCCCTATCTCCAAACGGATCGAAAAGTCGAAACCCGTCGTCATGTGAAGGCAGGCCCAAACCAGTCACTCCTGGTGAAAGCGGCATGCAGTTGAATGCGAAGAAGTCGACGTCCCGCTCTCTCAATCCGAGACTTGACAGACAGTAGTCCACGGCAAGAGATGAGTGCAAGAAGACCTGCCCGTCGTGCTTCACTCGTGTCAGCCGCTCCAACTGTATGGCGCGCACGAGCTTCCCATCGCGCAGCACACAAGCCGATGCATCGTGACTCGCAGAGATTCCAACGATGGTCAACGGCTTCTTGATGCTCGTTCTTCGTGCGGCAGCTTCCTTGTGCGCATGAACTTGCGCACCGAACGCCACAACAACCACTTCCCCGTTGAAACCACCGTGCTTGAGCGTGCCGTTCACGGTCGTGTCTATCGACCTAGTCTCGAGGCAAGCCCATCCATCCCCATGCGGCATACAGCTCTGCGCCGCGTCTCCTTCGAGTTGAAACGCCAATAGCACGCTTGGAGAAAACCACATTGGTGAGCGCGGGAGGCTTTCTACGGCAGCCGCCATCGCCACCGGATTTCGTGGGCTATTGGCGCGCACCTGAAACGAGATAGGCTGCCCATCCAATCTGACTTGCAAGATGCATGGGAGATCTGCGAGGTCACAGGGAATTCGGTTCGAAGTGCCACCCAGCCCTGCAAGCGCAAGCGCACGCAATATCGAGGGTGAGACCAGTGCATTTGCAGCACGCAAGCGGCCACACCACACAGCCGCCCAGCCAACAACTAACGGCACGACGGCCTGCGCCAACTCAAGGTGTCCAAGAGACCCGTCGGGCGCTCGCGCGCTGATCGCCACCGCTTCAGATAACTGTACAAACGGCCCACCCTGTTCCTGTGAGGGAGCGGTGGTGCGCACAGCGAGGACGTCAGGGCCTAGATCGAGGTCTGTCAAAGTCGCTGTGGCGACGACGAGGGCGCCCTCAGCCAGCTTTCCCAGCTGGGCCAACAATTGCGACGAGGGTTCTCTGTCGAAAGGCTCACACAGACCAATCACATGAAAGGGTCCATGTTCCTCCACGCAGCGAAGAACCGAGTCAAGGCCGCAACGCATCTCAGGCACACTAAGGTGCACAACCTCGGCGTTTCGCACAACGCCGAGTGAGCCGCCGGGCGCGCCATTCCGCTTCCCCTCGTCCACCAGAAGACTGAGGCGACGGCAAGGGACACCGTCGGAGACGTCAGATGAAGCGTGATTCGCCTCAGAGACGATCTGTACGCTTCGAGCAAAGCCCGAATCTACAGTCGCTGCATCAACGATGAGTAGTCGGACGCCCGCGCCGTCGAAGTGGTCGAGCGACAACGAGAGAAACTCACGAGCGCTGACAATCATTGTTGCTTGGAAGGTTCAGCGATGCTTGGCACGAACGAAAGATCTGCCAACAAGCGCTCCAGCCGGGTCAGCTCTTCGTCAACTTGGTCGTCAGGCGTAGCCTCTGAAAACTCGTACGTCACAGCGCGCAGCGATGGAGCGCTTGCTACCAGTTGCGCCAAGAGGTCAGCAACTTCCGGAAGGATGAGGTCTGTGTGGTTGTCGACGTAGTAATAGGGCTCGGACGGTTTGGCGCCTCCGCCGGCAATATGAGCCTCCCATACGTGCCCCAGAGGCAAGCTTTGCAAGACGTCTCGGGGCTCTTGTCCTGTGTAGAGTGCATAGGAGAAGACATGGCTGACATCGATTACGAGCTTGCATCCGCTTCTCTCGACGATTTCGTGGAAGAACTCACCGAGTGAAATGCGTCCCGCGACAAAACTGCAAGAAGGGATCTCAGCCAAGAAGGGTACTGAAGAGCGACGTTCGACGGTCGCCACGCGCTCCCCAATGAGTTGCGCGACATCTCGTTCGAAAAGAGGTGGTGCGAAATAAGGAATGTCGTAGGGCCCAATGGACCAGGCTCCGATGTCCTCTCCGCACCAAACAGCACCCATCTGCTGAGATAGCGAATCAAGGTGATCCAGCCGATCAAGATGCGGGCCGTCTGCATCGCCAGGGGCCACATTCGAAAGATGGTGAACGAGGGGCAATCCAGCAAAGATCTGCTTGAATTGTTTGGCATCCTGCTCATTGATCATCGCGACCACCGATACATGGGATAAGCGCCCCTTGAATCGGTCCGCAAGTCGCCGCATGACCGACGGCGGTTGTAGCTGAAAATCAAGGCCGAAGCCGACGCGTGGGATGCCGCGGAGGTCTAATGAATTCACGCCAAGTCCTCCGAACCCACGATCATTGATCGATCCTCAAAGCAAAGTACGAATGCCAGCACGGGGTGGTTCCGCCGACGTCCCAAACTGACCTTCGAATCTGAGTCGAGCAAGTCAAAGCTGCTGACGAAGGCTTCAGTGGCGACAACGCGAGGGGTTCGCAAATGTGCTGGTGCGGGCTTCGCAGAGGGCCATGGAGACTGCTGATCAGGGGCAGCCGAAAGGCCACAAACAACGCCAACGAGTCTTGCCAGGTCCGCCAACCCCTCCTCGCCCGAGGCAGTGAAACGAGCCGTGGCGAACAGGCAGAAGTTCTCGCTGAGACTTCTGCCTCGTGGCTCCCAAAAGCTTTCATCGCCTGCGAAGGCCGACATGAAGTTTGCCAACCTTTCGTCTCCTGCGGCACGCCACAAGGCTTCACACTGACGCCGGCAGTGGCCTATAAGGTCTGCGATTCGTTGACGACGCTCGACGATTAACCGCTCGCAGTCGAAGGTCTCCATGAATTGACGATATGACGCCGTTGATAGCGACTCGATGGAAGGAGCTTCCTTGGTCAAGTCCGCGCTGTAAAGCACCCGAAGATGCATCCGCATCTTGTCCGCGGCACTAAGGCTAAGGCCGCCAAGTTCGCTTGGCTCTGACAAGCGTGGTGATGTGGAGCTACTGCCCATCGCAAATCCCGTGACCTCTCACATGTACAACCAAGTGCTCCGTCGCATTGATGGAGTGCGCATTTGCCTTGGGACATTGAGGGGCGAAACAAGTAAAAAACACGGACGCCAGAGGCGCCCGCTCAGCCTTTAAGGCCGATCCTTACCAGGGCTTCTGACGAGCCTTATTGGACAGGCCAGCAATGAACGGGATGGGACCCAGTTTCACGTTGACCTTCGCCTTCAGGTCGCTAAGGCTCGCCTCAGCCGCCGTCAACTCCGCCTCTTTCTTGGCAGGCGTCTCGACGTTCTTCTCCACGTCTTTTCCGATTTCCATCGATATTTCCTTTCAAAAAAATAACCCTCCGGGATCATGGAGGGCGCGCGCATGCTGCAAAAAACGAATGTTGCTGTCAAGGAGTGTCAGAGGGAACACAAACGCTTACAGTAAGAATGAGTGGAGCCGACGTCTGCTCTCTCGACTGAGACAAACACTTTGAACTCGCGGTCATCAGTGCCCCCCCAATTTGGGGTCACTCTTCAGAACGAAATCGATGTTGAAAGTGGAGTCCAACCTCCGCCTCAATGCGGTTGTGCGCCACCCCCAAAGAGGCGAGGCTCTTTCTCACTGCTCTCACATTCAGCGGACCTAACATCAGAGTTGTGTCGCATCTAGCGGAGTCAGAATTGCGAGGACATGAGCAACTGCTTGCGGATATCCGCAAGCGCATTCCAGAGGTGGCGCCGCAGGAGGCGTTTGCGCTACAGGCATGCGGCGCTGCGCTGATCGACGTGCGGGAACAAGATGAGATTTCAGACGGCACCGCGGCTGGCGCCATGACTTTGAGTCGAGCCTTCCTTGAACTCCGGATCGAAGCACTGGTTCCGGATCTCGATCGCCCAATCTTGGTGATGTGCGCTAGCGGCCTCCGATCTCTTCTTGCCGCCGACAATTTGGCGCGCTTGGGATACACATCAGTGCGGTCGGTGTCCGGCGGCTTCGTGCGTTGGAAGGCCGAGCGCCTCCCTATTGAGTCCCGCGAGGTATTAGACGCCACTGCACGAGACCGCTATTCACGGCATTTGCGCGTGCCGGAGATCGGTGAGTCCGGGCAGCTGAAACTTGCGCGATCGAAAGTGTTGATTGTTGGCGCGGGAGGACTCGGTTCTCCAGCAGCCTTTTACCTTGCTGCAGCTGGTGTTGGCACGATCGGACTCGTCGACGACGATCTTGTTGAGCGTAGCAATCTGCAGAGGCAAATCCTCCACACGGACGCTCGCGTAGGTACGCCGAAGATCGTTTCCGGTCGTCTCACTCTAGAGGCGCTCAACCCAGATGTACACGTCATAGGCCATCAGACGAGGCTAACAAAGGACAATGTCGAAGAGATCTTCGAAGGCTACGACGTGGTCGTCGATGGCTCAGACAACTTTCCAACGAGATACCTGATCAACGACGCTTGCGTGAAGACTGGCATCCCGAACGTATACGGGGCGGTGATGCGGTTTGAGGGGCAGGCTAGCGTTTTCTGGCCTTCGCGACCGAATCATCGGGGGCCTTGCTATCGATGCCTATTCCCTGAGCCACCCTCGGCCTCGAACTCTCCATCATGCGCAGAGGCTGGCGTTGTCGGTGTGCTGCCTGGAATCGTGGGCCTATTGCAAGCAAATGAAGCCATCAAGGTTCTGCTTAACATCGGCGAGCCTCTTACGGGACGAGTTCTTAGCTTCGATGCGTTGCAAGGGAGCTTCTCTGAGTTTCGATTTGCACCGGACCCAGCCTGCCCACACTGCAGCAAAGGTCGGCAGTTTCCCGGGTACACGGACTACGAACAATTTTGCGCCGTGCAGGCGTGAGCCATCGTTTCGCACTGCGTCGGTGTGCTACCGGTGTGCAACCATGACGACCGCTCGTGAAGTCTCGTTGATGAAGCGTAAGCAAATCAGAAAAGTAGCCGGATCCAAAGTACCAAGGCTTTCATCGACCAGCAACACATCAGGCTCTTGAAGTATTGCTCTAGCCAAAAACAGCCTCGAGCGCTCGCCGTGAGAAAGGCGCCAACCAGTTTCTCCAAGCGTTTGTTGCATACCGGAAGGCATCGCGTCGAGTAACGGGCCAAGAGCTAAGGCGCGAAGAACACGCTCAGCCTCTGCGACATCTTCAGTCGTTGC containing:
- the moeB gene encoding molybdopterin-synthase adenylyltransferase MoeB; the protein is MRGHEQLLADIRKRIPEVAPQEAFALQACGAALIDVREQDEISDGTAAGAMTLSRAFLELRIEALVPDLDRPILVMCASGLRSLLAADNLARLGYTSVRSVSGGFVRWKAERLPIESREVLDATARDRYSRHLRVPEIGESGQLKLARSKVLIVGAGGLGSPAAFYLAAAGVGTIGLVDDDLVERSNLQRQILHTDARVGTPKIVSGRLTLEALNPDVHVIGHQTRLTKDNVEEIFEGYDVVVDGSDNFPTRYLINDACVKTGIPNVYGAVMRFEGQASVFWPSRPNHRGPCYRCLFPEPPSASNSPSCAEAGVVGVLPGIVGLLQANEAIKVLLNIGEPLTGRVLSFDALQGSFSEFRFAPDPACPHCSKGRQFPGYTDYEQFCAVQA
- a CDS encoding DUF692 family multinuclear iron-containing protein, with the translated sequence MNSLDLRGIPRVGFGLDFQLQPPSVMRRLADRFKGRLSHVSVVAMINEQDAKQFKQIFAGLPLVHHLSNVAPGDADGPHLDRLDHLDSLSQQMGAVWCGEDIGAWSIGPYDIPYFAPPLFERDVAQLIGERVATVERRSSVPFLAEIPSCSFVAGRISLGEFFHEIVERSGCKLVIDVSHVFSYALYTGQEPRDVLQSLPLGHVWEAHIAGGGAKPSEPYYYVDNHTDLILPEVADLLAQLVASAPSLRAVTYEFSEATPDDQVDEELTRLERLLADLSFVPSIAEPSKQQ
- a CDS encoding carbamoyltransferase C-terminal domain-containing protein; this encodes MNGTLKHGGFNGEVVVVAFGAQVHAHKEAAARRTSIKKPLTIVGISASHDASACVLRDGKLVRAIQLERLTRVKHDGQVFLHSSLAVDYCLSSLGLRERDVDFFAFNCMPLSPGVTGLGLPSHDDGFRLFDPFGDRAVFVSHHLSHALGAFHGSPFETATVIVADGSGGTTVGKPDLLLSGPELLDYLSTPSHHLEPLHVQSVYRFGGNGWTLVDREYSDVFNPISGVSRLGEAYATISGYVFGDWQASGKVMGLAPYGDPERFGGTLLIRDEHGRLQFGNHWRNQHRRVLKRGAPMEYRDLAARVQRDLETALIDRFRSAIAKTKCGDVAYAGGIALNSVANQRLRTETGATGLYVMPSCHDAGISIGAAVGAHKFATGELSPNSIATDAFGHPYSRRDIAAAIAQSDGLVQKQVVGLEDIVDLLAARKIVGWFDGGSEFGPRSLGQRSLLAAPTDRDMWTYINRRIKFREDFRPFAPMVPEEVASEYFEIDEPSPFMLRVVRVRDRYRQMLGAITHVDGTARVQTVRRDVLPKLHELLHRVGARLGVPVLVNTSFNVRGEPLVETPGQAIEMLMATHLDAVVFNGDTLVQPYSMPTKALTPELVLQLPPKCRLDVRITHSERRYLLVPEARGSDAAVELPEWAYQLISQLDGERSVSTFIDALSADLRPAAHRLLESLVALRLLAIKGGVPQGSANGLSTLPLPPAIHPLTGTAVDDPTPLVAGTQRTEYLAQTISRVKSKLAVMQVGRVADVSDYDHLRIPVISCIRPFVSEEDITCTQGKGVDLDHALASALMETVERYSAWHHRHLRTRIATPAELSRSSEPFLPISRLGGRDVETGAFEWVWAQGLNGTRPRWVPAAAVFSPYEPPSGVTAPLSWCTTGLSAGNTLHEAIAHGLLEVVERNALSRYQVGHPGRLLDVSSLPEGPERDLFARFSQAGIEFFVVAFDEISALPAFSVSLYEPEGPEPRIPVSGQGCNPSPRIALQRAALEAAQSRVVAIQGSREDLVRHGSDWIADQAARSAHWQRAREAASRNGTVQLPKEPISPRTVGELIAQVVTPLRLQGFEEVLYVDLTNPRVGIPVACVIIPGMYDIDTIPESRSSNYREFA